In Elgaria multicarinata webbii isolate HBS135686 ecotype San Diego chromosome 15, rElgMul1.1.pri, whole genome shotgun sequence, one genomic interval encodes:
- the SLC25A14 gene encoding brain mitochondrial carrier protein 1, translated as MSVLSWKPFVYGGLASLVAEFGTFPVDLTKTRLQVQGQSIDARFREIKYRGMFHALFRISREEGVLALYSGIAPALLRQASYGTIKIGIYQSLKRLFVDRLEDETLLINVICGVVSGVISSALANPTDVLKIRMQAQGSLFQGGMIGSFIDIYQQEGTRGLYRGVVPTAQRAAIVVGVELPVYDITKKHLILSGLMGDTILTHFISSFTCGLAGAIASNPVDVVRTRMMNQRAIVGSIDLYRGTLDGLVKTWKSEGFFALYKGFWPNWLRLGPWNIIFFITYEQLKRLTF; from the exons ATGTCCGTGCTGAGCTGGAAGCCGTTCGTCTACGGCGGCTTGGCCTCGCTCGTGGCCGAATTCG GGACCTTCCCTGTGGATCTCACCAAAACACGACTTCAGGTCCAAGGCCAAAGCATCGATGCCCGATTCCGAGAGATCAAGTATCGGGGCATGTTCCACGCCTTGTTCCGCATCTCCAGGGAGGAAGGCGTTCTGGCACTCTACTCCGG GATTGCGCCAGCCTTGTTAAGGCAAGCATCTTACGGCACCATAAAGATTGGTATATACCAGAGTTTGAAACGGCTTTTTGTGGATCGTTTAGAAG ACGAAACGTTACTGATCAATGTCATCTGTGGGGTAGTGTCAGGGGTGATCTCCTCTGCGCTGGCGAATCCAACAGATGTGCTGAAG ATCCGAATGCAGGCTCAGGGCAGTCTGTTCCAGGGAGGAATGATTGGAAGCTTCATAGACATCTACCAGCAGGAAGGCACACGGGGGCTCTATAGG GGCGTGGTCCCCACTGCTCAGCGTGCTGCCATTGTGGTGGGAGTCGAGCTGCCAGTCTACGACATCACGAAGAAGCACTTAATCCTTTCGGGACTGATGGGGGACACGATCCTCACCCATTTTAT TTCCAGCTTTACCTGCGGGCTAGCTGGCGCCATTGCTTCAAATCCGGTGGATGTGGTGCGGACCCGGATGATGAATCAGCGGGCCATCGTGGGAAGCATAGACCTCTACAGGGGTACGCTGGATGGTCTGGTAAAG ACATGGAAAAGCGAGGGCTTCTTCGCTCTTTACAAAGGATTCTGGCCAAATTGGCTGAGGCTCGGCCCTTGGAACATCATT